The following are encoded in a window of Ruminiclostridium herbifermentans genomic DNA:
- a CDS encoding nucleotidyltransferase domain-containing protein: MKREDLSLERQLVLMTAIEMEESQRARLEEILNSHLNWADIIFQMITHRTLGMFYYNLKKFKLVDKLEKEIHRLLDANWQVYGERNAYYQKELTNVLKAFNEHNVVVPVLKGNLLAIMVYPEIETRIFNDLDMIMKLDDVVPVTQALEGIGFVQGHFDEEKQEIIAASRKEKMLQQMVSHELQEFQKISDNKFAKLVQVDINHDVLWKGNCPYKVPTEELIARALPIEINGVKGYMLDYIDNIIQLSCHLYKEATLMMWVTDLRDLKIYKFSDLYMYIKKFYDKIDWDLLVERIKGYNLDKVVYYNFHYIEMMFGELIPEKVLNALRPDDLTYLDEYGIENKEPSLWEYDFFTRLFETDRVLTLAENQLSGMNKYLDAKAKSDGVFKHRTLNN, from the coding sequence ATGAAACGAGAAGATTTGTCGCTAGAGAGACAACTGGTATTAATGACAGCAATTGAAATGGAGGAATCACAGAGGGCTAGATTGGAAGAAATTCTTAACAGTCACCTTAATTGGGCAGATATTATTTTTCAGATGATAACTCATAGAACATTAGGTATGTTTTATTATAACTTAAAAAAGTTTAAATTGGTTGATAAGCTTGAAAAAGAAATACATCGTCTTTTAGATGCGAATTGGCAGGTTTATGGGGAACGAAATGCATATTATCAAAAAGAGCTTACCAATGTTTTAAAGGCATTTAATGAGCATAATGTTGTTGTGCCTGTTCTTAAAGGTAATCTGCTAGCTATTATGGTTTATCCTGAGATTGAAACAAGAATATTTAATGACTTAGATATGATTATGAAGCTTGATGATGTAGTTCCTGTAACACAAGCCTTGGAAGGAATAGGATTCGTTCAGGGACATTTTGATGAGGAAAAACAAGAAATAATAGCAGCTTCAAGGAAAGAAAAAATGCTGCAGCAAATGGTTTCTCACGAATTACAGGAATTTCAGAAAATAAGCGACAACAAGTTTGCAAAGCTTGTACAGGTTGATATCAACCATGATGTTCTTTGGAAGGGAAATTGTCCATATAAGGTGCCTACTGAAGAATTAATTGCAAGGGCTCTTCCTATTGAGATAAACGGTGTTAAAGGATATATGCTTGATTACATAGACAATATTATTCAGCTTAGCTGCCATTTGTACAAAGAAGCAACACTAATGATGTGGGTTACTGACTTAAGAGATTTGAAAATCTATAAGTTCTCTGATTTGTATATGTATATTAAGAAGTTTTATGACAAGATTGATTGGGATTTACTTGTTGAAAGAATTAAGGGATACAATCTTGATAAGGTTGTTTATTATAATTTCCATTATATAGAAATGATGTTTGGTGAGTTAATTCCTGAAAAAGTACTAAATGCATTAAGACCAGATGATCTTACTTATTTAGATGAATATGGAATAGAAAATAAAGAACCATCATTATGGGAATATGATTTCTTTACAAGGTTGTTTGAGACAGATAGAGTTTTGACCTTAGCGGAAAATCAATTATCAGGCATGAATAAGTACTTAGATGCTAAAGCAAAATCTGATGGGGTTTTTAAACATAGAACATTAAATAACTAG
- a CDS encoding FG-GAP repeat domain-containing protein — MYNINSFGKYSNNINNVISFAIGDVNGDGIPDYVYLTGNKIQDSSFIQDITLNIKDGKTGLIQNFKLASNSGYSPAIILEDFTGDKVKDIFVSIASGGSGGIMFYYIFTDINNQIRMIFDYEIYNNKYSYKIEYENYYKVSVMNIELQTNYIIDITYKGKDYLNDIYMPNGELKSPIEGWVDPLSGLYPVDFDGNGIYELLGYQRISGQYHADSLGYVQSVLKWNGRKFYLMDQYVAIFGAEVDEKG; from the coding sequence TTGTATAATATAAATTCATTCGGAAAGTATTCAAATAATATAAATAATGTTATATCATTTGCTATTGGTGACGTTAACGGAGATGGTATTCCTGATTATGTATATCTCACTGGAAACAAAATTCAGGATAGTTCATTTATACAAGATATTACACTCAATATAAAGGATGGTAAGACAGGACTCATACAGAACTTTAAGCTTGCATCAAATTCGGGATACAGTCCTGCAATAATTTTAGAGGACTTCACTGGAGACAAGGTTAAGGATATATTTGTAAGCATAGCCTCAGGTGGCAGTGGGGGAATTATGTTTTACTATATATTTACTGATATAAATAATCAAATAAGGATGATTTTTGATTATGAAATCTACAATAATAAATACAGCTATAAGATAGAGTATGAAAACTATTACAAAGTATCAGTAATGAATATTGAACTTCAAACAAATTATATAATAGATATAACCTATAAAGGTAAGGATTATTTAAATGATATATATATGCCAAATGGAGAACTAAAATCTCCTATTGAAGGATGGGTTGACCCATTAAGCGGCCTATATCCTGTTGATTTTGACGGAAATGGTATTTATGAATTATTAGGTTATCAAAGGATATCAGGTCAGTATCATGCTGATTCTTTAGGGTATGTACAAAGCGTACTAAAATGGAATGGAAGGAAATTTTATTTAATGGATCAGTATGTTGCAATATTTGGAGCAGAAGTTGATGAAAAAGGATAA
- a CDS encoding lactate utilization protein yields the protein MDNHLKSTIEKRINKVAENLRKNNMQVHYVESKTDVVNKVAELLKEGDTVGIGGSQSIFESGIFDLLRSGKYNFLDRYKEGLSREDIEEIYIKSFSADAYICSTNAITEQGELYNVDGNSNRVAAICYGPKSVIIIAGYNKIVKNFEEAVRRVKLLAAPANCVRLNCNTYCKEKGECMSFLSDADDITNGCNSSDRICCNYVFSAYQRKKDRIKVILVGEELGY from the coding sequence ATGGATAATCATTTAAAATCAACTATTGAGAAACGAATAAATAAGGTTGCTGAAAATCTTAGAAAGAACAATATGCAAGTCCATTATGTAGAAAGTAAAACGGATGTAGTAAATAAGGTAGCAGAGCTGCTTAAGGAAGGAGATACTGTTGGAATTGGTGGTTCCCAAAGTATTTTCGAAAGTGGAATATTTGACTTGCTCCGAAGTGGAAAATATAACTTTCTAGATAGATATAAAGAGGGCTTGTCCAGAGAAGATATCGAAGAAATATACATTAAATCTTTTTCAGCTGATGCTTATATTTGCAGTACAAATGCCATAACTGAGCAGGGTGAGTTATATAATGTAGACGGCAATTCTAACAGGGTTGCAGCTATATGCTATGGTCCTAAGTCTGTAATTATTATTGCTGGATATAATAAGATAGTAAAAAATTTTGAAGAGGCAGTAAGACGTGTTAAATTATTAGCAGCACCTGCAAATTGTGTTAGGCTTAATTGCAACACTTATTGTAAGGAAAAGGGAGAATGTATGTCATTCTTATCAGATGCAGATGATATAACAAATGGTTGTAACAGCTCTGATAGAATATGCTGTAACTATGTTTTTTCAGCATACCAAAGAAAAAAAGACAGGATAAAGGTAATACTAGTAGGAGAAGAATTAGGTTATTGA
- a CDS encoding YaiI/YqxD family protein gives MQILVDADACPVKEIIVRVAKKYKIPVTMIIDTSHELYDGYSIIITVDKSRDSVDIKLINLLKKEDIVVTQDYGVAAMGLGKGARVLNQNGLIYSDNNIDRLLFERHLGQKVRRAGGRTGSVKKRSKEDNDNFERALIKLIEKREE, from the coding sequence ATGCAGATACTTGTTGATGCAGATGCATGTCCTGTTAAAGAAATAATAGTGAGAGTTGCAAAAAAGTATAAAATTCCTGTAACAATGATAATTGACACAAGCCATGAACTCTATGATGGTTACAGTATCATAATAACAGTAGATAAATCAAGAGACAGCGTAGATATAAAGCTAATAAACTTACTAAAGAAAGAAGATATTGTAGTTACTCAGGATTATGGAGTGGCTGCAATGGGATTAGGAAAGGGGGCAAGGGTGCTCAATCAGAATGGCTTGATTTATTCAGATAATAATATTGACAGGCTGTTATTTGAAAGGCATCTTGGTCAAAAGGTTCGCAGAGCAGGAGGCAGAACAGGTAGTGTTAAAAAACGTTCAAAAGAGGACAATGATAATTTTGAAAGAGCGTTAATAAAGCTGATTGAAAAGCGGGAAGAATAA
- a CDS encoding permease produces MSYKNFSTAIFYNAFDILKLKEDNAFESSFEFFSKHIKIGKVYLETYRSGIFLSEENMLFCKEFFKEKGIKVSGAITTTPKTNNTWDFSSFCYSNPEQRRQLKEVVAYTASIFDEIILDDFYFTNCKCDSCIEAKGSKSWADFRTQLLAEVSSEIMSTAKAVNPNINMIIKYPNWYDHHQFTGYTPKAQANLFDSFYTGTETRDSQYTQQVLQRYIGYFIMRYFENINPGKNLGGWFDSFDCTLDTYVEQLYMTLFSKAKEITLFCAGLLAYDYKLYVPLAGFVFEQFDKLMGHIGEPVGISCYKPFNSDGEDFIHGYLGMLGLPLEPYSEYPAESRFILLTESAKKDSDIVDKIKKSLCDGNSVMITTGLLRVLNEQLSDIAVINYTDKKSIVKEFAVHMMYCAFKDYYYSEKEILMPHIDFKTNDSWQMAVGIHTSNNHAVLLQNKYSKGKLYVLTIPDNPGDLYSYPEAVLNLIRETASINLPVHLEAPSNIGLFVYDNNTFIVESFRKTNVEFTVVVHKEDQRLSQIEPSNCHIEPQFDGISRNGNTYFKISLQPGEYKALRIE; encoded by the coding sequence ATGTCCTACAAAAATTTTAGTACAGCTATTTTTTACAACGCATTTGATATATTAAAGCTTAAGGAAGATAATGCTTTTGAATCCTCCTTTGAATTTTTTTCCAAGCATATAAAAATTGGAAAGGTTTATCTAGAGACCTATCGTAGCGGTATTTTTCTTTCAGAGGAAAATATGCTTTTCTGCAAAGAGTTTTTTAAAGAAAAGGGCATTAAAGTTTCAGGTGCTATCACTACAACTCCCAAAACAAATAATACTTGGGATTTTAGTTCCTTTTGCTATAGTAATCCTGAACAAAGAAGGCAATTAAAAGAAGTAGTCGCATATACAGCTAGTATTTTTGACGAAATAATTTTAGACGATTTTTATTTTACTAATTGCAAATGCGATTCATGTATTGAAGCTAAGGGAAGCAAAAGTTGGGCTGATTTCAGAACACAGCTGTTAGCAGAAGTATCTTCTGAAATTATGAGTACAGCAAAAGCAGTCAATCCAAATATAAATATGATAATAAAATATCCAAACTGGTATGATCACCATCAGTTTACTGGTTATACCCCAAAGGCTCAAGCAAATTTGTTTGATTCCTTTTATACCGGAACAGAAACTCGTGATTCACAATATACGCAGCAGGTTCTGCAGAGATATATCGGTTACTTTATAATGAGATATTTTGAAAACATAAACCCCGGTAAAAATTTAGGTGGATGGTTTGACTCCTTTGATTGCACCTTAGATACTTACGTAGAGCAATTATATATGACCCTTTTCTCTAAGGCTAAGGAAATAACCCTTTTCTGTGCCGGTTTATTAGCATATGATTACAAGCTTTACGTTCCACTTGCTGGCTTTGTATTTGAGCAATTTGATAAGCTTATGGGACATATTGGTGAGCCTGTTGGAATCTCATGCTATAAGCCCTTTAACTCTGACGGCGAGGATTTTATTCACGGATACCTTGGTATGCTAGGTTTACCCCTTGAACCATATTCAGAATACCCAGCAGAGAGCAGATTTATTCTTCTTACAGAAAGTGCGAAAAAGGATTCAGATATCGTTGATAAAATTAAAAAAAGCTTATGTGATGGTAATTCTGTAATGATTACTACTGGTTTACTTAGAGTTCTTAACGAGCAACTTTCTGATATAGCTGTAATAAATTATACTGATAAAAAATCAATAGTAAAAGAATTTGCCGTTCATATGATGTACTGTGCTTTCAAGGATTATTATTATTCTGAAAAAGAAATTCTAATGCCACATATTGATTTTAAAACAAATGACAGCTGGCAAATGGCAGTTGGAATACATACTTCTAATAATCATGCGGTGTTATTACAAAACAAATATAGCAAAGGTAAGCTTTATGTTTTGACTATTCCTGATAACCCAGGAGACTTGTATAGCTATCCTGAGGCTGTATTGAACTTAATAAGAGAAACTGCATCAATTAATCTGCCTGTTCATTTAGAAGCACCGTCAAATATTGGTCTTTTTGTATATGACAATAATACCTTTATCGTTGAATCCTTCAGAAAAACTAATGTTGAATTCACGGTTGTGGTACACAAGGAAGACCAGCGCTTATCTCAAATTGAACCTAGTAATTGCCATATTGAGCCTCAATTTGATGGAATAAGCAGAAACGGAAACACATATTTTAAAATATCTCTGCAGCCTGGTGAATACAAGGCCTTACGTATTGAATAG
- a CDS encoding S1C family serine protease: MLDRNNNDWNTEFQNDNNLNTQQHDNQDLNNQTQYVYNIEVKSEDQEQDNISSFEQIQGNTSWDSQSQNTSYFVNGVNQQFQSQLNYKESIVKPERKRRHNLLTYMSLVLVTSVITSFVVGGALYTSFSKQLSDVQNNISSNGGLLQTSSAENNISGTNLVASSNLRDLTVTEIAKKVGPSIVGIKMTFKTNTRNFFFGSMPSTSDAEGSGIIISSDGYIMTNYHVVEYADPNSNLKNTTLTVYLPDKREATAKFIGGDSDNDLALIKIDLTNLPVAELGDSSSVEVGDLAVAIGNPLGMEFAGSVTSGVISALNRQLKTGNMSLNLIQTDAAINPGNSGGALLNSKGQVIGINSAKISVSGVEGLGFAIPINTAKPIIEQLKTYGYVKGKPLVGITGQEVSQEISEMYGIPVGIYVVEVPTDGAAYAAGIKKGDVLVKLDGKQIKTMSDIDAVKKLHKAGDTVDAVVIRGDKTLTLKLTFTEDR, encoded by the coding sequence ATGTTAGATAGAAATAATAACGATTGGAATACAGAATTTCAAAATGACAATAACTTAAATACTCAGCAGCATGATAATCAAGATTTGAATAACCAGACACAGTATGTTTATAATATCGAAGTAAAATCAGAAGATCAGGAGCAAGATAATATTAGTTCATTTGAGCAAATACAAGGCAATACTAGCTGGGATAGTCAATCACAAAATACATCATATTTCGTAAACGGTGTAAACCAACAGTTTCAAAGTCAATTAAATTACAAGGAGAGTATTGTTAAGCCTGAAAGAAAAAGAAGACACAATTTGCTGACATATATGTCACTTGTTCTAGTTACTTCTGTTATTACTAGTTTTGTTGTGGGCGGAGCTTTATATACCAGTTTCTCAAAGCAGCTGAGTGATGTGCAGAATAATATTTCATCAAATGGAGGATTATTACAAACATCTTCTGCTGAAAATAATATTTCTGGTACAAATCTAGTAGCTTCATCAAATTTAAGAGATTTAACAGTAACAGAAATAGCCAAGAAAGTTGGGCCTTCAATTGTAGGTATAAAAATGACATTTAAAACCAACACTCGTAACTTCTTCTTTGGTTCTATGCCTTCCACATCTGATGCTGAGGGTTCAGGAATTATAATTAGTTCAGATGGGTATATTATGACAAACTACCATGTTGTTGAATATGCTGACCCAAATAGTAATTTAAAGAATACCACTTTGACAGTTTATTTACCTGATAAACGTGAAGCAACTGCTAAGTTTATAGGTGGAGATAGCGACAATGATTTAGCACTTATAAAGATTGACCTCACGAACCTTCCAGTTGCAGAACTTGGTGATTCATCAAGTGTTGAGGTTGGAGATTTAGCTGTTGCTATAGGAAATCCACTCGGAATGGAATTTGCAGGTTCAGTTACCTCTGGAGTTATAAGCGCATTAAATAGACAGTTAAAAACTGGAAACATGTCATTAAATCTTATTCAGACAGATGCTGCAATAAATCCAGGTAATAGCGGTGGTGCATTATTAAATTCAAAAGGACAAGTCATAGGTATAAATTCAGCTAAGATATCTGTATCTGGTGTTGAAGGTTTAGGCTTTGCAATTCCAATTAATACTGCTAAACCAATAATAGAGCAGTTGAAGACATATGGTTATGTAAAAGGAAAACCACTAGTAGGTATTACAGGACAAGAGGTTTCTCAAGAAATATCTGAAATGTACGGAATCCCTGTAGGTATTTACGTTGTTGAAGTTCCAACTGATGGAGCTGCTTATGCTGCAGGAATAAAGAAAGGTGATGTATTGGTAAAGCTTGATGGCAAACAGATAAAAACCATGTCCGACATAGATGCTGTAAAGAAATTGCATAAGGCAGGCGATACTGTTGATGCCGTAGTTATCAGAGGAGATAAAACTCTCACTCTTAAGCTTACCTTTACTGAAGATAGATAA
- a CDS encoding acyl carrier protein, with amino-acid sequence MTIDRDNILKMLITSLKRDESEFANITDDTDLREHGLDSITSIETIVMLEEAFDISVDDDDLYIENFNTLGKIIKLLEKCMNN; translated from the coding sequence ATGACAATTGATAGGGACAATATACTTAAAATGCTGATTACATCTTTAAAAAGAGATGAGAGTGAATTTGCCAATATAACAGATGATACAGACTTAAGAGAGCATGGTCTTGATTCCATTACCAGCATTGAGACTATTGTTATGTTGGAGGAAGCATTTGATATTAGCGTTGATGATGATGATTTATATATAGAGAATTTTAATACATTAGGAAAGATAATTAAACTGCTTGAAAAATGTATGAATAATTAG
- a CDS encoding AraC family transcriptional regulator, with the protein MEAHHQKIYNNNAEPFPIYIFNTDVQEFPPHWHERIEIIYVLGEELKIGQNNATYTLHNRDIFIVGMGEVHYFIMQPQKCDRIILIFEPALFEELSNLLTGIKILDPHIPYINNTNNEFSVHSFFEKQILGIYREKKEKQSGYDLFVGARLYDIAAGIVRYIPNEKLGSAQLNKQMKKLEILEQVTKYIDENYKEEISLADVAKSANFSMYHFTRFFKDTTGMTLGQYINNYKVSKAVNMLINTSDSISEISFNSGFNSIKTFNRVFKQVKGCSPSEFKKAIFE; encoded by the coding sequence ATGGAAGCACATCATCAAAAAATTTACAACAATAATGCTGAACCATTTCCAATATATATATTCAATACTGATGTTCAAGAATTTCCTCCTCACTGGCATGAAAGAATTGAAATAATTTATGTATTAGGTGAAGAACTTAAAATTGGCCAAAACAATGCCACATACACTTTACATAATAGAGATATTTTTATTGTGGGCATGGGAGAAGTACACTATTTTATAATGCAGCCTCAAAAATGTGACAGAATTATCCTTATCTTTGAGCCTGCACTATTTGAGGAACTTTCAAACCTTTTAACGGGAATAAAAATTTTAGACCCTCACATTCCATATATTAATAATACAAATAATGAATTTAGCGTTCATAGCTTTTTCGAGAAACAAATTTTAGGTATCTATAGAGAAAAAAAAGAAAAACAATCCGGCTATGATTTATTTGTTGGTGCCAGACTCTATGACATTGCAGCTGGAATAGTGCGCTATATACCAAATGAAAAGCTTGGCTCTGCTCAATTGAACAAACAAATGAAAAAGCTGGAAATACTTGAACAGGTAACAAAATACATAGATGAAAATTACAAGGAAGAAATCTCACTAGCTGATGTTGCAAAATCGGCCAACTTTAGCATGTATCATTTCACTCGATTTTTTAAAGATACCACTGGTATGACCTTAGGACAATATATAAACAACTACAAGGTATCCAAAGCTGTAAATATGCTTATTAATACCTCTGATTCTATATCAGAAATATCATTTAACTCGGGCTTTAACAGTATAAAGACCTTCAACCGAGTTTTTAAGCAAGTAAAAGGCTGTTCTCCATCAGAATTTAAAAAAGCAATATTTGAGTAA
- a CDS encoding DUF503 domain-containing protein: MIVSSLRMKLYSPNCHSLKDKRMIVKSLINRTRNKFNVSIAEVEEQDYYQTIVIGVACVSSSRTQANAVLNEVMRFVEGNTDAEITDLLFEER; encoded by the coding sequence ATGATTGTATCATCCTTAAGAATGAAGCTTTATTCACCTAATTGTCATTCTCTGAAGGATAAAAGAATGATTGTGAAAAGTTTGATTAATAGAACACGCAATAAGTTTAATGTATCAATAGCTGAAGTAGAAGAACAGGATTATTATCAAACAATAGTAATTGGTGTGGCATGTGTTTCATCAAGCAGAACTCAAGCAAATGCTGTACTAAATGAGGTTATGAGATTTGTTGAAGGAAACACAGATGCTGAGATAACAGATTTATTATTTGAAGAAAGATGA